A genomic window from Gemmatimonadaceae bacterium includes:
- a CDS encoding prepilin peptidase — translation MTPLILALWATIFFLGASLGSFLNVCISRWPAELSVVAPRSRCPRCERPIAWYDNIPIVSWLLLRAKCRGCGLPISAQYPLIELAVGVIWVLAVWHFGLSLTAARIAIAATILLGVVMTDLQHYVIPDGFTLTGFALGLLLPLVALAVGEQGPFAGPWDAVIGACAGAGLIAIVGWLGEIALGKEAMGQGDVTLMAMLGAMVGPERSILTIFLAAGIGAVAFLGLVLPIGWWRARRAGTAFETPLVPFGVFLAPAGMVALLWGDALLRSYLNFVGL, via the coding sequence ATGACGCCCCTCATCCTCGCCCTCTGGGCGACGATCTTCTTCTTGGGGGCCTCGCTCGGCTCCTTCTTGAACGTCTGCATTTCGCGCTGGCCGGCGGAGCTATCGGTCGTCGCGCCGCGCTCGCGCTGCCCGCGCTGCGAGCGGCCGATCGCCTGGTACGACAACATCCCCATCGTCTCCTGGCTGCTGCTGCGGGCCAAGTGCCGCGGCTGCGGGTTACCGATCAGTGCGCAGTATCCGCTCATCGAGCTGGCGGTCGGTGTCATCTGGGTGTTGGCCGTGTGGCACTTCGGACTTTCGCTCACCGCCGCCCGCATCGCCATCGCCGCCACCATCCTGCTCGGCGTCGTGATGACGGACCTGCAGCACTACGTGATTCCCGACGGCTTCACGCTCACCGGCTTCGCGCTGGGGCTGCTGCTGCCGCTGGTTGCGCTCGCGGTGGGCGAGCAGGGCCCCTTCGCCGGCCCCTGGGATGCCGTGATCGGTGCCTGCGCCGGCGCGGGGCTCATCGCCATCGTCGGCTGGCTCGGTGAGATCGCGCTTGGCAAGGAAGCGATGGGGCAGGGCGACGTCACGCTGATGGCGATGCTCGGCGCGATGGTCGGCCCCGAACGCAGCATTCTCACGATCTTCCTCGCGGCCGGCATCGGCGCCGTCGCCTTCCTCGGCCTCGTGCTGCCCATCGGCTGGTGGCGCGCGCGCCGCGCCGGCACCGCCTTCGAGACCCCGCTCGTGCCCTTCGGGGTATTCCTTGCACCAGCGGGAATGGTCGCGCTGCTCTGGGGCGACGCGCTCCTGCGCAGCTATCTCAACTTCGTCGGCCTCTAG
- a CDS encoding DUF445 family protein codes for MSPTLQELLLSIAIGTIAGGVTNAIAVWMLFHPYERRWGLHGAIPKNKARLAKSIGRTVGEKLLTPKDLLDELHRAGFRDTLDSKLAGVIGQLLEVERGSLRELLPPAVLGEVERALAGLGPAVGERVAAWTATPAFEVRVREALGRLRTEVGDRPVSEVLTEARRRELAVQAAELAAQLLEESRNAESRSAAARLGDAVLRLAGEERTKAFVERAVHDALGRAGTRTWSEVLDTIGEDVVVRWMLEAARSPRVQQLAAEGATTGATALLDRPIGRPARFLADDAAARLGAMAGPALWDWMERELPKVLEQLDIPAIVERKVLGFSTARIEEIIRGVTQRELTMIVNLGYLLGAVIGVLTFVGRRLLGA; via the coding sequence ATGAGCCCGACGCTCCAGGAACTGCTGCTGAGCATCGCCATCGGCACGATCGCTGGCGGCGTCACGAACGCCATCGCGGTGTGGATGCTGTTCCACCCCTACGAGCGGCGCTGGGGCCTGCACGGCGCGATCCCCAAGAACAAGGCGCGGCTGGCCAAGAGCATCGGGAGGACGGTGGGCGAGAAGCTGCTCACGCCGAAGGACCTGCTCGACGAACTGCACCGGGCCGGATTCCGCGACACGCTCGACAGCAAGTTGGCCGGAGTGATCGGGCAGTTGCTGGAGGTCGAACGCGGCTCGCTGCGAGAACTACTACCACCCGCGGTGCTCGGTGAAGTCGAGCGCGCGCTCGCCGGGCTCGGCCCTGCCGTCGGCGAGCGCGTAGCGGCGTGGACGGCGACGCCGGCCTTCGAAGTCCGCGTCCGCGAGGCGCTGGGCCGCTTGCGCACCGAGGTCGGCGACCGGCCGGTGAGCGAGGTGCTCACGGAAGCGCGCCGGCGCGAGCTGGCAGTGCAGGCGGCGGAGCTGGCGGCGCAGTTGCTCGAAGAGAGCCGCAACGCCGAGAGCCGCTCGGCGGCGGCGCGCCTCGGCGATGCCGTGCTGCGCCTGGCCGGCGAGGAACGTACCAAGGCCTTCGTCGAGCGTGCCGTGCACGACGCGCTGGGCCGCGCCGGGACGCGGACCTGGAGCGAGGTGCTCGACACCATCGGTGAAGATGTGGTCGTGCGCTGGATGCTCGAGGCCGCACGATCCCCGCGCGTGCAGCAGTTGGCGGCCGAGGGCGCGACCACCGGGGCCACCGCCCTGCTCGACCGCCCGATCGGACGGCCGGCGCGCTTCCTGGCAGATGACGCCGCGGCGCGCCTCGGTGCGATGGCGGGTCCGGCACTCTGGGACTGGATGGAGCGCGAGCTGCCCAAGGTCCTGGAGCAGCTCGACATCCCCGCCATCGTCGAGCGCAAGGTGCTGGGCTTCAGCACCGCGCGGATCGAGGAGATCATCCGCGGCGTCACGCAGCGCGAGCTCACGATGATCGTGAACCTCGGCTACCTCCTCGGCGCGGTGATCGGCGTGCTGACCTTCGTCGGCCGCCGGCTGCTCGGCGCCTAA
- a CDS encoding SET domain-containing protein-lysine N-methyltransferase yields the protein MPRPWVVRRSPRHGRGVYATAVIPAGTRIIEYTGELISEAEGERRYPTASDGHEEPEHTYLLTLDERRVIDANAGGNEARFINHSCEPNCEPIAYGDHMWIVAIRDIQPGEELAYDYAIELDEPHTPARKKRFPCRCEARRCRGSILKPKRMPLHPLVRAAIRRYGPQ from the coding sequence ATGCCGCGTCCGTGGGTCGTCCGCCGTTCGCCCCGCCACGGCCGGGGCGTGTACGCCACCGCCGTCATCCCGGCCGGCACGCGCATCATTGAGTACACCGGCGAGCTGATCAGCGAGGCCGAGGGCGAGCGGCGCTATCCCACCGCCAGCGACGGGCACGAGGAGCCCGAGCACACCTATCTGCTCACGCTCGACGAGCGCCGTGTGATCGATGCCAACGCCGGCGGCAACGAAGCGCGGTTCATCAACCACTCCTGTGAACCGAATTGCGAGCCGATCGCGTACGGCGACCATATGTGGATCGTGGCCATCCGGGACATCCAGCCAGGCGAAGAGCTCGCGTACGACTACGCGATCGAGCTCGATGAACCGCACACGCCGGCGCGCAAGAAGCGCTTCCCCTGCCGCTGCGAGGCTCGGCGCTGCCGCGGGTCCATCCTGAAGCCCAAGCGGATGCCCCTGCACCCGCTCGTGCGCGCCGCCATCCGGCGCTACGGCCCGCAATGA
- a CDS encoding sigma-70 family RNA polymerase sigma factor codes for MTNVPVPEQPTADDDARWLAFAEPLRAFLRRRVPTGVDVDDVAQEVFLRLARHRATMDDVDDLEAWIFRVARSALTDAYRAERRRAARASELDPDALAEEPERGEDARLELSRCVRPFIATLPPHYRRAIELTAVDGLTQEAAAQREGISLSGMKSRVQRARAMVRHEIQQCCGIQRDARGTVQGIGDDACAPPASFHQIQRPRK; via the coding sequence ATGACGAACGTCCCCGTACCTGAGCAGCCGACTGCCGACGATGACGCGCGCTGGCTCGCCTTCGCCGAGCCTCTGCGCGCCTTCCTGCGGCGCCGGGTGCCGACCGGCGTCGACGTCGATGACGTCGCGCAGGAGGTGTTCCTGCGCCTGGCCCGCCACCGCGCGACGATGGACGACGTGGACGACCTCGAGGCCTGGATCTTCCGCGTCGCGCGCTCGGCGTTGACGGACGCCTACCGCGCCGAACGCCGCCGCGCGGCGCGGGCGTCGGAGCTGGATCCGGATGCGCTGGCCGAGGAGCCCGAGCGCGGCGAAGACGCGCGGCTGGAGCTCTCGCGCTGCGTCCGCCCCTTCATCGCGACCCTGCCGCCGCATTATCGCCGCGCCATCGAGCTGACGGCCGTCGACGGCCTGACGCAGGAGGCCGCGGCGCAACGTGAGGGCATCTCGCTCTCGGGGATGAAGTCGCGCGTCCAGCGCGCCCGCGCGATGGTGCGGCACGAGATCCAGCAGTGCTGCGGCATCCAGCGCGACGCGCGCGGCACGGTGCAGGGCATCGGGGACGACGCCTGCGCCCCGCCTGCGTCCTTTCACCAGATCCAGCGTCCACGGAAGTAG
- the lon gene encoding endopeptidase La — protein MPARPLAPPSLPADLPLLALRSTIVFPHGRIAVQVSSADNLALLLAHPDEGAAAICLLEGDEGERGLAAHEGRIGVLVRLVDRRPISAGVAQVTLEGLSRVQVSGCVRDEVTGYPTARASACEATEVPRDAARALMHRIALASDARAELDPSFPAELPALLRRETDAPSRFADLAAARGGLRAAEKDAALQLVDPIARLEFLAERWEREVARAKVHEEVRQETERRVDRHHREFFLRQQLQAIRAELGEGDSGEGEIADLLRRVAEAQLPPQVEAEAKREIERLRALSTASSEHQVLRNYVEWVLTLPWTQRSGDDRVALEQVEGALDGRHYGLHEAKERILEYLAVRQLRGDRGRDPHGPILCFVGPPGTGKTSLGEAIAASIGRAFYRISVGGVRDEAEIRGHRRTYVGSLPGLLLQALRRVQVKDPVLMIDEIDKMTAGGPSGDPTAAMLEVLDPSQNSTFTDHYLNLPFDLSSVLFICTANNLFDIPHALRDRLEVIRIAGYTVEEKVEIAWRYLLPRLLEEHGITEYDLQFTDEALSMIANRYAREAGLRAFERHLAALMRKRAKRKAEGEQGAWIVDQERIEDVLGPPRYAPEEAEQEPEVGTVTGLAWTANGGELMTIEALMMPGTGKLTVTGQLGDVMRESVDAACSYVRSRGHALRVADPELRGSDLHVHFPAGSVPKDGPSAGVAVTLAIASVMSRRPVRRDVAVTGEVTLRGRVLEIGGVKEKVLAAYRAGLRTVVLPKANEKDLRDIPPEVRGALTFTCVSTMDEVLHAMLLPPRPNGFAEGLPLFDEVGRAPADAPEAPEAGPTH, from the coding sequence GTGCCTGCGCGCCCCCTCGCCCCGCCGAGCCTCCCGGCAGACCTCCCGCTGCTGGCCCTGCGCTCGACGATCGTGTTCCCGCACGGCCGCATCGCCGTGCAGGTGTCCTCCGCCGACAACCTGGCGCTGCTTCTGGCCCACCCGGACGAAGGCGCCGCGGCCATCTGCCTGCTCGAAGGCGACGAGGGCGAGCGCGGGCTGGCCGCGCACGAAGGGCGCATCGGCGTGCTCGTGCGGCTGGTGGACCGCCGGCCGATCTCGGCTGGGGTGGCGCAGGTAACGCTCGAGGGGCTCTCACGCGTCCAGGTCTCGGGCTGCGTGCGGGACGAGGTCACGGGGTATCCAACGGCGCGCGCGAGCGCCTGCGAGGCAACGGAAGTGCCCCGCGATGCCGCGCGCGCGCTGATGCATCGCATCGCGTTGGCGTCGGACGCGCGCGCCGAGCTGGACCCGTCGTTCCCGGCCGAGCTGCCGGCCCTGCTGCGCCGCGAGACCGATGCGCCGTCGCGCTTTGCCGACCTCGCCGCGGCGCGTGGCGGCTTGCGTGCCGCCGAGAAGGACGCGGCACTGCAGTTGGTGGATCCCATCGCGCGCCTCGAGTTCCTGGCCGAGCGCTGGGAGCGCGAGGTCGCGCGCGCCAAGGTGCACGAGGAAGTGCGGCAGGAGACCGAACGCCGCGTGGACCGCCATCACCGCGAGTTCTTCCTGCGCCAGCAACTGCAGGCCATCCGCGCCGAACTCGGCGAGGGTGACAGCGGCGAGGGCGAGATCGCGGACCTGCTGCGGCGCGTCGCCGAGGCGCAGCTCCCGCCGCAGGTGGAAGCCGAGGCCAAGCGCGAGATCGAGCGGCTCCGCGCGCTCTCGACGGCATCGAGCGAGCATCAGGTGCTGCGCAACTACGTGGAGTGGGTGCTGACCCTGCCGTGGACGCAGCGCTCGGGCGACGACCGCGTCGCGCTGGAGCAGGTGGAGGGCGCGCTCGACGGCCGGCACTACGGGCTGCACGAAGCCAAGGAGCGCATCCTCGAGTATCTCGCCGTGCGGCAGTTGCGGGGCGATCGTGGGCGCGACCCGCACGGACCAATCCTCTGCTTCGTCGGGCCGCCGGGCACGGGCAAGACCTCGCTGGGCGAGGCCATCGCGGCGAGCATCGGGCGCGCGTTCTATCGCATTTCGGTGGGCGGCGTGCGCGACGAAGCCGAGATCCGCGGTCACCGTCGCACCTACGTGGGCTCGCTGCCGGGTCTGCTGTTGCAGGCGCTGCGCCGCGTGCAGGTGAAGGACCCGGTGCTGATGATCGATGAGATCGACAAGATGACCGCCGGTGGCCCGAGCGGCGATCCGACGGCGGCGATGCTCGAGGTGCTTGATCCGTCACAGAACTCGACGTTCACCGACCACTACCTGAACCTGCCCTTCGACCTCTCGTCGGTGCTGTTCATCTGCACGGCGAACAACCTGTTCGACATCCCGCACGCGCTGCGCGACCGCCTCGAGGTGATCCGCATCGCCGGCTACACGGTGGAGGAGAAGGTCGAGATTGCCTGGCGCTACCTGCTGCCGCGGCTGCTCGAAGAGCACGGCATCACCGAGTACGACCTGCAGTTCACGGACGAGGCGCTCTCGATGATCGCCAATCGCTACGCGCGCGAGGCGGGCCTGCGCGCCTTCGAGCGGCACCTCGCCGCGCTGATGCGCAAGCGCGCCAAGCGGAAGGCCGAGGGCGAGCAGGGCGCGTGGATCGTGGACCAAGAGCGCATCGAGGATGTGCTCGGCCCGCCGCGCTACGCACCGGAGGAAGCGGAGCAGGAACCCGAGGTCGGCACGGTCACCGGTTTGGCGTGGACGGCCAATGGCGGCGAGCTGATGACGATCGAAGCCCTGATGATGCCGGGCACCGGCAAGCTCACCGTCACCGGCCAACTGGGCGACGTGATGCGCGAGTCGGTGGATGCCGCGTGCAGCTACGTGCGTTCGCGCGGCCACGCGCTGCGCGTCGCCGACCCCGAACTGCGCGGCAGCGACCTGCACGTGCACTTCCCCGCGGGCTCGGTGCCCAAGGATGGTCCCAGCGCGGGTGTCGCGGTGACGCTGGCCATCGCCAGCGTGATGAGCCGGCGTCCGGTGCGCCGCGACGTCGCGGTGACCGGCGAGGTCACGCTGCGCGGCCGCGTGCTGGAGATCGGTGGCGTAAAGGAGAAGGTGCTGGCGGCGTATCGCGCCGGCCTGCGCACGGTGGTGCTGCCCAAGGCCAACGAAAAGGACCTGCGGGACATCCCGCCCGAGGTGCGCGGCGCGCTGACCTTCACCTGCGTGAGCACGATGGACGAAGTGCTGCACGCGATGCTGCTGCCGCCGCGACCGAACGGCTTCGCCGAAGGCCTGCCGCTGTTCGACGAGGTGGGTCGTGCGCCGGCCGACGCCCCGGAAGCTCCCGAGGCGGGACCGACGCATTGA